Proteins encoded by one window of Companilactobacillus ginsenosidimutans:
- a CDS encoding YfhO family protein — MRKHRSLYYLGAFAINLVIIAAIFWSAHLVPFGDNNFLSSDLGTQYLDFLTELRRQLVNNNLHLYLFSQSLGDNFFPIISYYLLSPFNLLLVLFKSSQIPIAADILIMLKISAMGVTMALFISKYFKKISLFNYVFTISYSFCGFVASYFYDLMWLDALIMLPLVAIGIIKIIDEGKVWPYYFSLLFAIIFNYYLGYMTCFFALAFFIYLAMERNLFQKDNRWMVITKYGVSSLLAGMSSAVVLMPTFAGMLNTGKSSFDLSNYLPSLRFGFEAFTQLGVGGNTFLQRLHHGPSVFMTSTVLILLLSYFFSAKISQKDKNHSAIFIGILVLSMMVTTFNTIWHMFQNPAGFPFRNSFIFTFVCIFIAYKAFDGGVFKERMALIRATSTAGILICIGYTTLWLIPKLIEKMNFETPDNTTNGYYFWISIFFILLSGLLLYLYGKNSRYSILILIVVALEVGANFNSVIATADFGSQRAYSHAYNAESEALTNAKNLSAPGHRMVVSKSGINKAFPEQYNNYNDPMLFDINGLSLYSSTLNQQTLMTLNNLGYFSKNVRRISHAGGTELTNALFGINYNIRQENNKYHIIDNYDAPTMAFMVSPDVYDFQMLPMRALDNQDRLWQALTGTNTEFMPAAQINSMQKTRHHQKKTFNYKLTTTASGVLYFYVSPMNYDQSTIYVNSKKLKTSQVMIENQAVMELGKFNEGENVNVKIRTRSPLSLNPEYFRTLNAETFLQSKKVFKQNSLKISSDLKHDTIVGKINVKTASPLLVSVPYDKGWQAFDNGKEVRINKVVGNLMAVDLKQGHHKIQLKYVVPGLKMGWIISAISVLLFVIFQIYVKFLEKN; from the coding sequence ATGCGTAAACATCGGAGTTTATATTATCTTGGGGCTTTTGCTATTAACTTGGTTATTATTGCTGCTATTTTCTGGAGCGCTCATTTGGTGCCTTTTGGGGATAACAACTTTTTGAGTAGTGATCTTGGTACTCAGTATCTTGATTTTTTGACGGAGCTTCGTCGTCAGCTGGTTAATAATAATCTTCATTTATATTTATTTAGTCAGTCGTTGGGAGATAATTTCTTTCCTATAATAAGTTATTATCTGCTTTCGCCTTTTAATCTTTTGTTGGTGCTTTTTAAGAGTAGTCAGATTCCGATTGCTGCTGATATTTTGATTATGTTGAAGATTTCGGCTATGGGTGTGACTATGGCTTTGTTTATCAGCAAATACTTCAAAAAGATTTCGCTATTTAATTATGTTTTTACTATTTCTTATAGTTTTTGCGGATTTGTTGCTTCTTATTTTTATGATCTGATGTGGCTTGATGCGTTGATTATGCTGCCATTGGTTGCTATTGGGATTATTAAGATTATTGATGAAGGTAAGGTTTGGCCTTATTATTTTTCGTTGCTGTTTGCAATTATTTTCAATTATTATCTTGGTTACATGACTTGTTTCTTCGCTTTGGCTTTTTTCATTTATCTTGCTATGGAAAGAAATTTATTCCAAAAGGATAATCGCTGGATGGTTATTACTAAGTATGGTGTGAGTTCCTTACTTGCTGGTATGAGTTCCGCGGTTGTTTTGATGCCTACTTTTGCAGGGATGCTTAATACTGGGAAAAGTTCGTTTGACTTATCTAATTATTTACCATCATTGAGATTCGGCTTTGAAGCTTTTACTCAACTGGGGGTTGGTGGAAATACTTTCCTTCAAAGGCTGCATCATGGTCCTTCAGTCTTCATGACTTCAACTGTTCTTATTTTGCTATTGAGTTATTTCTTTAGTGCCAAGATTTCTCAAAAGGATAAGAATCACTCGGCTATTTTTATTGGAATCTTAGTTCTTAGCATGATGGTCACTACTTTCAACACTATTTGGCACATGTTTCAAAATCCGGCTGGATTTCCATTTAGAAATAGTTTCATTTTCACTTTTGTTTGTATTTTTATTGCCTATAAAGCTTTCGATGGTGGTGTATTCAAGGAACGGATGGCTCTAATTAGAGCTACGTCTACCGCTGGGATTTTGATTTGTATTGGTTATACAACTCTTTGGTTGATTCCTAAATTGATTGAGAAGATGAACTTTGAAACTCCTGATAATACTACTAATGGTTATTATTTCTGGATTTCAATTTTCTTCATTCTACTTTCAGGATTGTTGCTTTACCTCTATGGGAAAAATAGTCGATACTCAATTCTGATTTTAATTGTGGTCGCTTTAGAAGTTGGTGCTAACTTTAATTCAGTTATAGCTACGGCTGATTTTGGTAGTCAACGTGCTTATAGCCACGCTTATAATGCTGAAAGTGAAGCTCTCACCAATGCTAAAAATTTGAGTGCTCCTGGACATCGAATGGTTGTTTCAAAGTCTGGTATTAATAAAGCCTTTCCTGAACAATACAACAACTATAATGATCCAATGCTGTTTGATATTAATGGATTGAGTTTGTACAGTTCGACTTTGAATCAGCAAACTTTGATGACTTTAAATAATTTAGGTTATTTCAGTAAGAATGTTCGTCGAATCAGTCATGCTGGTGGGACGGAACTGACTAATGCGTTATTTGGAATTAATTACAATATTCGTCAAGAAAACAATAAGTATCATATTATCGATAATTATGATGCACCAACGATGGCCTTCATGGTTAGCCCTGATGTTTATGACTTCCAAATGTTACCTATGAGAGCCTTGGATAATCAAGATAGATTATGGCAGGCTTTGACTGGTACTAATACGGAATTCATGCCGGCGGCACAAATCAATTCAATGCAGAAAACTAGACATCATCAGAAGAAGACTTTTAACTACAAATTAACTACTACTGCCTCTGGTGTTTTGTATTTCTACGTTTCGCCAATGAATTATGATCAATCTACTATTTATGTGAATAGCAAGAAACTTAAAACTTCGCAAGTCATGATTGAGAATCAAGCGGTTATGGAGCTTGGTAAGTTTAATGAAGGTGAAAATGTTAATGTGAAAATCCGTACTAGAAGTCCTTTAAGTTTGAATCCTGAATATTTCCGGACTTTGAATGCAGAAACTTTCTTACAATCTAAAAAAGTTTTCAAACAGAATTCTTTGAAAATTTCATCAGATTTGAAGCACGATACGATTGTTGGAAAAATAAATGTAAAAACTGCGAGTCCGTTATTAGTCAGTGTGCCTTATGACAAGGGATGGCAAGCATTTGACAATGGTAAAGAAGTAAGAATTAATAAGGTCGTTGGTAATTTGATGGCTGTTGATTTGAAACAGGGTCATCACAAAATTCAACTTAAATATGTCGTTCCAGGATTGAAAATGGGATGGATAATCTCGGCAATCTCTGTCTTACTTTTTGTAATTTTCCAAATTTATGTAAAATTTCTTGAAAAAAATTAA
- the glpK gene encoding glycerol kinase GlpK, translating to MTEKYIMSIDEGTTSTRAIIFDKKGHKIADAQREFTQHFPEPGWVEHDANEIWNAVQSTIANVFIESGIKPDQISGIGITNQRETTVVWDKVTGLPIYNAIVWQSRQTTDIANKLREDGYNDMIHEKTGLLIDPYFSATKIRWILDHVDGAQERAEKGELLFGTIDTWLLWKLTGGAVHVTDYSNASRTMLFNIKKLDWDDDILKLLNIPKAMLPEARPNSEVYGKTKDYHFYGSEVPVSGMVGDQQAALFGQMAFEPGMVKNTYGTGAFIVMNTGETPQLSENNLLTTIGYGINGKVYYALEGSIFVAGSAIQWLRDAMKLVDSAPDSEAAALASKNDDEVYVVPAFTGLGAPYWDSDARGAVFGLTRGTTREDFIKATLQSLAYQSRDVIDTMKKDTGIDIPTLKVDGGAAKNKFLLQFQADILDTPVQRAKDLETTALGAAFLAGLAVGYWKDVDEIKKDYSEGEITQPKMDKKRSDYLYEGWTEAVAATRSFKHKAAK from the coding sequence ATGACAGAAAAATACATTATGTCGATTGATGAAGGTACAACAAGTACTAGAGCAATCATTTTTGACAAGAAAGGACATAAGATAGCTGATGCTCAACGTGAGTTTACTCAGCATTTTCCAGAGCCAGGTTGGGTAGAACACGATGCCAATGAAATTTGGAACGCTGTTCAATCAACAATTGCCAATGTTTTCATTGAATCAGGTATCAAACCAGATCAAATTTCTGGTATTGGTATCACTAACCAACGTGAAACTACTGTTGTTTGGGACAAGGTGACTGGTTTACCTATTTACAACGCCATTGTTTGGCAATCACGTCAAACTACCGACATTGCAAACAAGCTTAGAGAAGACGGCTATAATGACATGATTCATGAAAAGACCGGACTTCTTATTGATCCATATTTCTCAGCAACTAAGATTCGCTGGATTTTGGACCATGTTGATGGAGCTCAAGAACGTGCTGAAAAGGGTGAATTACTTTTCGGAACAATTGACACATGGCTATTATGGAAGTTAACAGGTGGTGCAGTTCACGTAACTGACTACTCAAATGCTTCACGTACTATGTTATTCAACATTAAGAAGCTTGACTGGGATGACGATATTCTCAAACTTTTGAATATTCCAAAGGCAATGCTTCCAGAAGCTCGTCCTAACTCAGAAGTTTATGGTAAGACTAAGGATTATCACTTCTATGGTTCTGAAGTACCTGTTTCAGGTATGGTCGGTGACCAACAAGCTGCCTTATTCGGACAAATGGCTTTTGAACCAGGAATGGTTAAGAACACTTATGGTACTGGTGCCTTCATCGTTATGAATACTGGTGAAACACCTCAATTATCAGAAAACAACTTATTAACTACTATTGGTTATGGTATTAATGGAAAAGTTTATTATGCTTTGGAAGGATCAATTTTCGTTGCCGGTTCAGCTATTCAATGGCTCCGTGATGCAATGAAATTAGTTGATTCAGCTCCTGATTCAGAAGCTGCCGCATTGGCTTCAAAGAATGATGATGAAGTTTATGTTGTGCCTGCCTTTACTGGTTTAGGTGCACCATACTGGGATTCAGATGCTCGTGGTGCTGTCTTTGGCCTTACACGTGGTACAACACGTGAGGACTTCATCAAAGCAACACTTCAATCATTGGCTTATCAATCACGTGACGTTATCGATACTATGAAGAAAGATACTGGTATTGATATTCCTACACTTAAAGTCGATGGTGGAGCTGCTAAGAACAAGTTCCTTCTTCAATTCCAAGCAGATATCTTAGATACACCAGTTCAACGTGCTAAAGACCTTGAAACTACTGCTTTAGGTGCAGCTTTCTTGGCTGGTTTAGCTGTTGGTTACTGGAAAGATGTTGATGAAATTAAGAAAGACTACTCTGAAGGTGAAATTACTCAACCTAAGATGGATAAGAAACGTTCAGATTATCTATATGAAGGTTGGACAGAAGCAGTTGCTGCTACTAGATCATTCAAACACAAGGCAGCTAAATAA
- a CDS encoding MIP/aquaporin family protein has product MHDSLMLQLVGEFIGTAVLIILGDGVVAAVTLNKSKAKGAGWVAIALGWGLAITIAVYCAAFLSPAHLNPAVSLGMAIAGKFSWAYVIPYSIAQILGGVLGGIIVWAFYYDQFKETDDSDAILTIFATAPAIRRYGMNFLSEFIGTCVLMFALLAFTRGNFTEGLNPIAVGLLITSIGFSLGGTTGYAINPARDLGPRIAHAIMPVPNKGTSDWAYSWVPILGPMLGGALGAALFVLIP; this is encoded by the coding sequence ATGCATGATAGTTTAATGTTACAACTTGTTGGGGAGTTCATAGGTACTGCCGTACTTATTATCCTTGGTGATGGCGTTGTTGCCGCTGTTACTTTGAACAAGTCAAAAGCTAAAGGTGCCGGCTGGGTCGCAATTGCCCTTGGCTGGGGTCTTGCAATCACAATTGCGGTATACTGTGCCGCATTCTTAAGTCCAGCTCACTTGAATCCTGCCGTATCACTCGGTATGGCCATTGCTGGTAAATTTAGTTGGGCATATGTTATTCCTTATAGTATTGCTCAAATTCTTGGTGGTGTCCTTGGTGGTATCATCGTATGGGCATTCTACTATGACCAATTTAAAGAGACAGATGATTCAGATGCAATCTTGACTATTTTCGCAACTGCACCTGCTATCAGAAGATATGGAATGAACTTCCTATCAGAATTTATTGGTACATGTGTACTTATGTTTGCTTTACTTGCATTTACAAGAGGTAACTTTACAGAAGGTCTAAATCCAATCGCTGTTGGTTTATTGATCACATCAATCGGTTTCTCACTTGGTGGGACAACAGGTTATGCTATCAACCCAGCCAGAGATCTTGGACCAAGAATTGCTCACGCTATTATGCCAGTTCCAAACAAAGGAACATCAGATTGGGCATATAGTTGGGTTCCTATTCTTGGACCTATGCTAGGTGGAGCACTTGGTGCTGCATTATTCGTTTTGATTCCTTAA
- the glpK gene encoding glycerol kinase GlpK → MEKKYILAIDEGTTTARAIIFDHSGRKIVTARHHIRQILPNPGWVEHDANEIWNAVQSSIATAFIESGVKPDEIESIGIANQRETTVIWDKTTGLPIYNAVVWQSRQTAQLANDLIKAGHKEEIHKKTGLIISPYFSATKVRWILDHVKGAQERAEKGDLLFGTINTWLLWKLTGGESFLTDYANASRTMLFNINTLDWDDDLLKMLNIPRKMLPEVRSNAENFGSTKNYHFYGSKVPITGMTGSQQASLFGQMAFDKGNVKNTYGTGAFAVMNTGEEPALSDNNLLTTIAYGVNGKVNYALEGSIFVAGAALQWLRDGLRMIKATPDSEVAAKRSTDMDEVYVVPAFSGLGAPYWDDEARGTVFGLTRGSNQDDFIKATLQSIAYQTKDVIDTMSSDSDIPIDVLKVDGGASANDYLMQFQSDILNIPLQRSSELETTALGVAFLAGIGSGFWKDIDQIKENYHAGDTFEPKMDDKIRNNLYSGWKEAVTATMAFKHTK, encoded by the coding sequence ATGGAGAAGAAATACATTTTAGCAATCGATGAGGGTACTACTACTGCCAGGGCAATTATTTTTGACCACAGTGGTAGAAAGATTGTTACTGCACGTCATCACATTCGTCAAATTTTGCCTAATCCAGGTTGGGTCGAACATGATGCTAACGAAATTTGGAACGCTGTTCAATCATCAATCGCCACTGCCTTTATCGAATCAGGTGTTAAACCTGACGAAATCGAGTCAATCGGTATAGCTAATCAGCGTGAAACTACAGTAATCTGGGATAAAACAACTGGACTACCAATTTACAACGCTGTCGTTTGGCAATCACGTCAAACAGCCCAATTAGCAAATGATTTGATTAAAGCTGGTCACAAAGAAGAAATCCACAAGAAAACTGGATTAATTATTAGTCCATATTTCTCAGCTACAAAAGTTCGCTGGATTTTAGACCACGTCAAAGGCGCCCAAGAACGTGCTGAAAAAGGTGATTTATTATTTGGAACAATTAATACTTGGCTACTTTGGAAACTTACTGGTGGCGAAAGCTTCTTAACGGATTACGCCAATGCTAGTCGTACAATGTTGTTCAATATCAACACACTTGACTGGGATGACGACTTACTTAAGATGTTGAACATTCCTAGAAAAATGCTTCCAGAAGTTCGTTCAAACGCTGAAAACTTTGGTTCAACTAAGAACTACCATTTCTATGGATCAAAAGTCCCTATCACAGGTATGACAGGTTCACAACAAGCTTCATTGTTCGGACAAATGGCTTTTGACAAAGGTAACGTTAAGAATACTTACGGTACTGGTGCCTTCGCTGTTATGAATACAGGTGAAGAGCCTGCTTTGTCAGATAATAATTTGTTAACAACTATTGCCTACGGTGTTAATGGAAAAGTTAATTATGCGTTGGAAGGTAGTATTTTCGTTGCCGGAGCAGCTTTGCAATGGTTACGTGATGGTTTGAGAATGATTAAAGCAACTCCTGACTCAGAAGTTGCTGCGAAGAGATCAACAGATATGGATGAAGTATACGTTGTACCTGCATTCTCTGGTTTAGGTGCTCCTTATTGGGATGATGAGGCCCGTGGTACTGTCTTTGGACTAACACGTGGATCAAATCAAGATGACTTTATTAAGGCAACACTACAATCAATCGCTTATCAAACAAAAGATGTTATCGATACAATGAGTTCAGATTCAGATATTCCAATTGACGTGTTAAAAGTCGATGGTGGTGCTTCTGCCAACGATTATTTGATGCAATTCCAATCAGATATCTTGAATATCCCATTGCAACGTTCATCAGAACTTGAAACAACAGCTTTAGGTGTTGCATTCCTAGCAGGTATCGGTTCAGGCTTCTGGAAAGATATCGATCAAATTAAAGAAAATTATCATGCCGGAGATACATTTGAACCTAAGATGGATGATAAAATTCGTAATAATTTATATTCAGGATGGAAGGAAGCCGTTACAGCAACAATGGCCTTCAAGCACACTAAATAA
- a CDS encoding peptide MFS transporter, protein MDAKKDRGFLGQPLGLRTLFLTEFWERFSYYGMRAILLFYMYFAVEKGGLGMDQTTAASIMAIYGAMVYMTGVVGGWISDRILGPRRTVFWGGVLIMFGHIVLSLPIGEGGLFGSIVLITLGTGLLKPNVSDMVGSLYTEKDPRRDSGFSIYVMGINLGSLFAPMVVQWTAAKFNYHAGFSLAAIGMFIGLIVYWIDGRKYLPEDGLHAPDPINTDERSKAISRLVYGLVAVAVIVIVMFFTHTLTIENAINIISALGIILPIIYFVVMLRSKKVTKIERSRVIAYIPLFIAAVVFWAIEEQGSVIMALLVAEQTQLHFAGFNLQPGSFQSLNPFFIIIYTPFFAWFWIKLGKRQPSSPSKFWMGLVFTAASYFLLVLPLMNISAGDKISPLWLVGQWALIEVGEMLISPVGLSATTKLAPKAFSSQMMSMWFLADSAGQSINAQLVKLFKPGVPSNEMAFFGITAIVVLITGILLAILVPKIKPLMKGVN, encoded by the coding sequence ATGGATGCGAAAAAAGACCGAGGTTTCTTAGGACAACCTTTAGGTTTAAGAACTTTATTTCTAACTGAATTCTGGGAAAGATTCAGTTACTATGGTATGCGTGCCATCTTGCTTTTCTACATGTATTTTGCTGTAGAAAAAGGTGGATTAGGCATGGACCAAACTACCGCCGCCTCAATCATGGCTATCTATGGTGCCATGGTTTATATGACAGGTGTTGTCGGTGGTTGGATTAGTGATAGAATTCTGGGACCTAGAAGAACCGTATTCTGGGGTGGTGTTCTCATCATGTTCGGACACATTGTGCTCTCTCTTCCAATTGGAGAGGGCGGATTGTTCGGTTCAATCGTCTTAATCACATTAGGTACTGGTTTATTGAAACCAAATGTATCTGATATGGTTGGTAGTTTGTATACAGAAAAAGATCCAAGACGTGATTCTGGATTCAGTATTTACGTCATGGGTATCAACTTAGGTTCATTGTTTGCACCAATGGTCGTACAATGGACAGCAGCTAAATTTAATTACCACGCAGGTTTCTCATTAGCCGCAATTGGTATGTTCATTGGTTTGATTGTTTACTGGATTGACGGAAGAAAGTATCTTCCCGAAGATGGATTACATGCTCCTGATCCAATCAACACTGATGAGCGTTCAAAAGCAATTTCACGCTTAGTTTATGGTTTAGTTGCCGTGGCAGTCATCGTTATTGTAATGTTCTTTACACATACTCTAACAATTGAAAATGCCATTAACATTATTAGTGCATTGGGTATAATTTTGCCTATTATTTACTTTGTAGTAATGCTTAGAAGTAAAAAAGTAACCAAGATTGAAAGATCTAGAGTTATAGCTTATATTCCTTTGTTCATCGCTGCCGTTGTTTTCTGGGCAATTGAAGAACAAGGATCAGTTATCATGGCTCTATTAGTGGCTGAACAAACACAATTACACTTTGCAGGATTTAACTTGCAACCAGGTTCATTCCAGTCACTTAACCCATTCTTCATCATTATTTATACACCATTCTTCGCCTGGTTCTGGATAAAATTAGGTAAGAGACAACCATCATCACCAAGCAAGTTCTGGATGGGATTAGTATTTACAGCAGCTTCATACTTCTTACTAGTTCTACCATTAATGAACATTTCAGCAGGTGATAAAATTAGTCCACTCTGGTTAGTAGGACAATGGGCCCTAATTGAAGTAGGTGAAATGCTGATATCTCCAGTTGGACTATCAGCAACCACAAAATTAGCGCCAAAAGCATTCTCGTCACAAATGATGAGTATGTGGTTCCTAGCCGACTCAGCCGGACAATCAATAAATGCCCAGCTAGTTAAACTCTTCAAACCAGGAGTACCAAGTAACGAAATGGCCTTCTTCGGAATAACAGCCATAGTCGTATTAATTACAGGTATACTATTGGCAATCTTAGTACCTAAGATCAAGCCATTAATGAAGGGTGTTAATTAA
- a CDS encoding GntR family transcriptional regulator, translating to MKVPVYIQIHNRIKKEIEEGKWAVGARIPSERKLADEFDVSRMTLRQAIQTLVDEGILQRQVGSGTYVASSKVQEKMSGTTSFTEITENQGKRPSSRTVSYHLADPSLSEMEKLQLHEGDEVLRMERIRFADNQPICFEVATIPSSIVENLDKQDITSSLYKALEEKAGLKLGKANQTVSAMLASEKIATLLNVKRGSAILRLRQVTMLDDGLPFEYVRSQYVGERFEFYLER from the coding sequence ATGAAGGTCCCTGTTTATATTCAAATTCATAATCGAATCAAAAAAGAAATCGAAGAAGGTAAGTGGGCCGTCGGCGCGCGTATTCCGTCTGAGCGTAAACTTGCTGATGAATTTGACGTAAGTAGGATGACTCTTCGACAAGCCATTCAAACTCTAGTTGATGAAGGAATTCTACAACGCCAAGTTGGTTCAGGTACTTATGTTGCTAGTAGCAAAGTCCAGGAAAAGATGTCTGGAACTACTAGTTTTACAGAAATTACCGAGAATCAAGGGAAGCGTCCATCCAGTAGAACAGTTTCCTATCATTTAGCTGATCCATCTTTAAGCGAGATGGAAAAATTGCAACTACATGAAGGTGATGAAGTATTGCGGATGGAACGTATCCGTTTTGCTGATAATCAACCAATCTGTTTTGAAGTTGCTACAATTCCCAGCAGCATCGTTGAAAATCTTGATAAACAAGACATCACATCTTCATTATATAAAGCACTTGAGGAAAAGGCTGGTTTGAAGCTTGGAAAAGCAAACCAGACTGTTTCAGCAATGCTTGCCTCAGAAAAAATTGCAACTTTATTGAATGTTAAACGCGGTTCAGCAATTCTTAGACTGCGTCAAGTTACTATGTTAGATGACGGTCTACCATTCGAATATGTCCGCTCTCAATACGTTGGGGAACGTTTTGAGTTTTACCTAGAAAGATAA
- a CDS encoding O-antigen ligase family protein, with amino-acid sequence MQSFIRRYSIFLMLYIIFQPVLDAITGVMTKAHLSATLGIFVRVIVMAVTVVFLLMYVLLNRNTKKGFAIIGYFVLLALMSAISLFVNYKQKQLFVPGLELTALAKSLYYPVMLFAYYFAFEELHRDGILSKYFPKVVFYAVNIISIVMIAAHFTNSGFSSYSYYKLGESGWFFAANELSAIVSISFPILVWYATDKLTNAKRWYYWITVVMAIYSALLIGTKGAFIAIIFGTIMGLLAAFIQRIHHQGDVKHLNGMIVLMVATLIGIGVAYPMMAVAKTSELHEEMIKDKKKRAKTKKGLNKDQKKYVETNKYVSYLLSGRTIYFENAQHNFSKATPAQKIFGMGYATSFKKVKHAKLVEMDYIDILFQFGFLGAIVYMLPLIYSFIYLLILFFRHFGSMWSFKWAMLVASVLLGFGMALLTGHVIEAPSVSIYFVTSLAFAIYNAKLFNKNKKDPVELDVME; translated from the coding sequence ATGCAAAGTTTTATTAGACGATACAGCATTTTCTTAATGCTGTATATTATTTTTCAACCCGTATTAGATGCCATTACCGGCGTAATGACCAAAGCTCATCTAAGCGCTACACTTGGAATTTTTGTCAGAGTTATAGTCATGGCAGTCACTGTTGTCTTTTTGTTAATGTACGTTCTATTAAATAGAAACACCAAAAAAGGTTTCGCAATAATAGGTTACTTCGTACTTCTAGCATTAATGTCAGCAATAAGTTTATTTGTAAATTACAAACAAAAACAACTATTTGTTCCAGGGTTAGAGCTAACAGCTTTGGCCAAAAGTCTTTACTACCCAGTCATGCTATTTGCTTATTATTTCGCATTTGAAGAACTACACCGAGATGGTATTTTATCCAAATACTTTCCAAAAGTGGTTTTCTATGCTGTAAATATAATTTCCATCGTCATGATTGCGGCTCACTTTACCAATTCTGGATTTAGCTCTTATTCGTACTATAAACTCGGGGAAAGTGGCTGGTTCTTCGCCGCCAACGAATTGAGTGCAATCGTCTCAATCTCATTCCCAATTTTAGTATGGTACGCAACCGATAAGCTCACTAATGCAAAAAGGTGGTATTACTGGATAACTGTTGTAATGGCTATCTATTCCGCTTTACTCATTGGTACAAAGGGTGCATTTATTGCAATCATCTTCGGTACAATCATGGGACTACTAGCAGCCTTTATCCAAAGAATCCATCACCAAGGGGATGTAAAGCATCTCAATGGAATGATAGTTCTGATGGTCGCAACCTTAATAGGTATCGGTGTAGCCTATCCTATGATGGCTGTAGCCAAGACTTCAGAGCTACATGAAGAAATGATCAAGGATAAGAAAAAACGTGCCAAAACGAAGAAGGGCCTTAATAAAGACCAAAAGAAATATGTTGAAACTAACAAATATGTTTCTTATCTTCTTAGTGGTAGAACAATTTACTTTGAGAATGCTCAACACAATTTCAGTAAAGCAACTCCAGCTCAAAAGATTTTTGGGATGGGATATGCTACTAGTTTCAAGAAGGTTAAGCATGCCAAGTTAGTTGAGATGGATTATATCGATATTCTCTTCCAATTTGGATTCTTAGGAGCAATTGTCTACATGTTGCCACTTATCTATAGTTTCATTTACTTGTTGATCTTATTCTTCAGACACTTTGGTTCAATGTGGTCATTCAAGTGGGCAATGTTGGTTGCCAGTGTTCTATTAGGATTTGGTATGGCGTTGTTAACCGGTCACGTTATCGAAGCTCCATCAGTAAGTATTTATTTCGTGACATCACTAGCATTTGCTATCTATAATGCAAAACTATTTAATAAAAATAAAAAAGATCCTGTCGAATTAGACGTAATGGAATAA